From a single Granulicella aggregans genomic region:
- a CDS encoding MFS transporter, which yields MASKASPGNLRESSATALLYFLFASTGATIVIPGTLLPSLLLRWSLNDAQAGLLFFCFFVGSSAGALLSRGRLSWSIVRGTILTAAGIALLSLASRLGAFAAMLLFGAGLGISMTSVSLFQSRRRPDIRVAEMTRLNLIWAVGAVSGPALLLHGVARWNLNVVLWAAAAEFLLCAAIAIITLPSSEPPRPDAALPMEQMSLREAPWKLLAMVPLATGLEAGIGAWLAAYSRREGMLLAATLSTVTCFWLGLLLSRLVQSIPGFAARFQRDTLRLSPVLMIAGTALLLVLAHNQLAVAAGALLAGLGVGPLYPLILGLVLDRGEARNLVFLAGGVGSSTLPLLTGILSDRTGSLTIGLTLPLAASIAMALLAIDATRLRQTERSDHTN from the coding sequence TTGGCGTCCAAAGCTTCACCCGGCAATCTTCGCGAATCTTCCGCCACCGCGCTCCTCTACTTCCTCTTCGCCTCGACCGGCGCGACCATCGTCATCCCCGGAACGCTTCTGCCCAGCCTGCTCCTTCGCTGGTCGTTGAACGATGCCCAGGCCGGACTCCTCTTCTTCTGCTTCTTCGTAGGCTCCAGCGCCGGAGCCCTGCTCTCCCGCGGCCGCCTCTCCTGGTCCATCGTCCGTGGGACCATCCTCACCGCCGCCGGCATCGCTCTGCTCTCACTCGCATCCCGTCTCGGGGCCTTCGCCGCGATGCTTCTCTTCGGTGCCGGCCTCGGCATCTCCATGACCTCCGTCAGCCTCTTTCAGTCGCGCCGCCGCCCCGACATCCGCGTAGCCGAGATGACCCGCCTCAATCTCATCTGGGCCGTAGGAGCGGTCTCCGGCCCCGCCCTTCTGCTCCACGGCGTAGCCCGCTGGAACCTCAACGTCGTCCTCTGGGCCGCGGCGGCGGAGTTCCTCCTCTGCGCCGCCATCGCCATTATCACGCTTCCATCCAGCGAGCCCCCAAGACCCGACGCCGCGCTTCCCATGGAACAGATGAGCCTCCGCGAAGCTCCGTGGAAGCTCCTCGCCATGGTCCCCCTCGCCACCGGCCTCGAGGCCGGCATCGGCGCCTGGCTCGCAGCCTACTCCCGCCGCGAAGGCATGCTGCTCGCCGCCACCCTCAGCACCGTCACCTGCTTCTGGCTTGGCCTCTTGCTCAGCCGCCTCGTCCAGTCGATCCCCGGCTTCGCCGCACGATTCCAGCGCGATACCCTTCGCCTCTCACCTGTCCTGATGATCGCCGGCACCGCCCTGCTCCTCGTGCTCGCGCACAACCAGCTCGCCGTCGCCGCCGGAGCCTTGCTCGCCGGCCTGGGCGTCGGCCCGCTCTATCCCTTGATCCTCGGCCTGGTCCTCGATCGCGGCGAAGCCCGCAATCTCGTCTTCCTCGCCGGCGGAGTCGGCTCTTCCACTTTGCCCCTGCTCACCGGCATCCTCTCCGACCGCACCGGCTCACTCACCATCGGCCTCACCCTCCCGCTAGCCGCCTCCATCGCCATGGCCCTCCTGGCAATCGACGCCACCCGCCTCCGCCAAACCGAGCGAAGTGACCACACCAACTAG